A DNA window from Akkermansiaceae bacterium contains the following coding sequences:
- the der gene encoding ribosome biogenesis GTPase Der — translation MPTVAIVGRPNVGKSALFNRLAGRKIAIVHDQPGVTRDRISAPSKATAVPCTLIDTGGIGATLDDGFGEQVTIEADIAMQTADLILFIVDAHDGLTAIDQALAQKLRKAKPQVLLVLNKVDDPKHEAAYDEFARLGFKKHVFVSAEHGRNFGALTDAIDEVIAPLVSEIEAVAEEAEKEGIKLAIVGKPNAGKSSLVNAILKDDRTIVSNIAGTTRDAVDLPYTFGGEQFTLIDTAGLRPRGKREDSVEVFSAMRTEKAIRRSDLCVLVIDLEGGITAQDRKIAQLVLEEKKPCLIVLNKFDLFKPESKQADRQKAATEHVKRELFFLSYAPFVTCSAKTGTAVDQVLKEALRIRAAAQDVPTTGKLNRILQAAFETNPPPINSKSRRRMKLYYATTALNEKYSVIPVPTIVLFVNDKLLMGQSYEQYLSNQFRLSHPAPGVPVVFSVRSRTRREWEPREKPKGH, via the coding sequence ATGCCAACTGTCGCCATCGTAGGACGTCCGAACGTCGGAAAGTCCGCGCTCTTCAATCGCCTCGCCGGTCGGAAGATCGCCATCGTCCACGACCAGCCCGGAGTCACCCGTGACCGGATCTCAGCGCCGTCGAAAGCGACGGCCGTTCCCTGCACGCTCATCGACACCGGTGGTATCGGCGCGACGCTGGACGACGGCTTCGGCGAGCAGGTCACCATCGAGGCGGACATCGCCATGCAGACGGCGGATCTCATCCTTTTCATCGTCGATGCCCACGATGGACTCACCGCCATCGACCAGGCACTGGCGCAGAAGCTCCGGAAGGCGAAGCCCCAGGTGCTGCTGGTCCTCAACAAGGTGGACGACCCGAAACATGAGGCCGCCTACGACGAATTCGCGCGGCTGGGTTTCAAGAAACATGTCTTCGTCTCCGCGGAGCACGGCAGGAACTTCGGCGCGCTGACCGATGCCATCGACGAGGTGATCGCCCCGCTGGTGTCCGAGATCGAGGCCGTGGCCGAAGAGGCGGAGAAAGAGGGCATCAAGCTGGCCATCGTCGGCAAGCCGAACGCCGGCAAATCCTCGCTGGTGAACGCCATCCTGAAGGATGACCGCACCATCGTCTCGAACATCGCCGGGACCACGCGGGACGCGGTGGATCTCCCCTACACCTTCGGCGGCGAGCAGTTCACGCTCATCGACACGGCCGGCCTCCGTCCCCGCGGAAAGCGCGAGGACTCGGTGGAAGTCTTTTCCGCCATGCGGACGGAGAAGGCCATCCGCCGGTCGGACCTCTGCGTGCTGGTCATCGACCTGGAAGGGGGTATCACCGCGCAGGACCGGAAGATCGCCCAACTCGTGCTGGAGGAGAAGAAGCCCTGCCTGATCGTCCTCAACAAATTCGATCTTTTCAAACCGGAATCAAAGCAGGCCGACCGGCAGAAGGCCGCGACGGAGCACGTGAAGCGGGAATTGTTCTTCCTCTCCTACGCGCCGTTCGTCACCTGCTCCGCCAAGACGGGAACCGCCGTGGACCAGGTGCTGAAGGAAGCGCTCAGGATCCGCGCGGCCGCCCAGGACGTGCCGACGACCGGGAAGCTCAACCGCATCCTGCAGGCGGCGTTCGAGACGAACCCGCCACCGATCAACAGCAAGTCCCGCCGCCGGATGAAGCTTTACTACGCGACCACGGCGCTGAATGAGAAATACAGTGTCATCCCGGTGCCGACCATCGTGCTGTTCGTGAATGACAAGCTGCTGATGGGACAGAGCTACGAGCAGTATCTCAGCAACCAGTTCCGCCTCTCCCACCCTGCCCCCGGCGTGCCGGTGGTGTTCTCCGTGCGCTCCCGCACCCGCCGCGAGTGGGAACCGCGCGAGAAGCCGAAGGGACATTGA
- the fabD gene encoding ACP S-malonyltransferase, with product MSDIVILFSGQGAQKVGMAKDFFETSPTARAIAQKADEVLGYSLTDIMFEGPDEELTKTSRCQPALYLHGLITLALLKERVPALNPVAAAGLSLGEFTAHAAAGTFSFEDGLKIVAKRGAFMEEACQATQGAMAALIGGEEDQVRALAAEADVDVANLNAPGQIVLSGTVEGIDAAIAKAKDFGIRRAIKLNVAGAYHSRLMKSAQDKLALELASLQVNLPTIPVVANFTAGIVPTADEIRKTLEQQVTGSVRWTESIRTLIAQGHRNFIELGPGKVIAGLVAKIDKDVTVHSVEDLPSLEAATETLS from the coding sequence ATGAGTGATATCGTCATCCTGTTCTCCGGCCAAGGAGCCCAAAAAGTTGGCATGGCCAAAGACTTCTTCGAAACCAGCCCCACTGCACGGGCAATCGCCCAAAAGGCGGACGAGGTGCTGGGGTATTCCCTCACGGACATCATGTTCGAAGGCCCGGATGAGGAACTGACCAAGACCTCCCGCTGCCAGCCTGCGCTTTATCTCCATGGCCTGATCACGCTTGCCCTTCTCAAGGAGCGCGTCCCCGCGCTCAATCCGGTGGCAGCCGCCGGTCTTTCGCTGGGGGAATTCACCGCGCATGCCGCGGCGGGCACCTTCTCCTTCGAGGACGGCCTGAAGATCGTCGCAAAGCGCGGTGCCTTCATGGAAGAAGCCTGCCAGGCGACCCAAGGAGCCATGGCCGCACTCATCGGCGGGGAGGAAGATCAGGTCCGCGCCCTGGCCGCCGAGGCGGATGTGGATGTTGCGAACCTCAACGCGCCGGGACAGATCGTGCTTTCCGGAACGGTGGAAGGCATCGACGCCGCCATCGCAAAGGCGAAGGACTTCGGCATCCGCCGCGCCATCAAGCTGAACGTCGCAGGGGCCTATCATTCCCGCCTGATGAAGAGCGCACAGGACAAGCTGGCGCTGGAACTCGCTTCCCTCCAGGTCAACCTTCCCACCATCCCCGTGGTGGCGAATTTCACCGCGGGCATCGTGCCCACCGCGGACGAGATCAGGAAGACGCTGGAGCAGCAGGTCACCGGCTCCGTGCGGTGGACGGAATCCATCCGCACGCTCATCGCGCAGGGCCACCGCAACTTCATCGAACTCGGACCAGGCAAGGTCATCGCGGGACTGGTCGCGAAGATCGACAAGGATGTGACGGTTCACTCGGTGGAGGACCTTCCATCGCTCGAAGCAGCAACCGAAACGCTCTCCTGA
- a CDS encoding DUF1080 domain-containing protein, producing MKLAAVLLLALAAFSPLHAELTDAEKAAGWKLLFNGKDLTGWRAFGKQTPPSAGWQVVDGILTKAAKAPGGNIITTESFTDYELVWEWKIAAKGNNGVKYLIDEKRGGAPGPEYQMLDDNGHPDAKVGAKRQTASLYDIIPPAEDKVLKTPGEWNESKIIVKGNHVEHWLNGGKVLSYELGSAELKEAIGKSKFKAAVGFGEKVTGPIMITDHSDEVSFRVIKIHPL from the coding sequence ATGAAACTCGCCGCCGTTCTACTGCTCGCCCTCGCAGCGTTCTCACCCCTCCATGCGGAACTGACCGATGCCGAAAAGGCTGCGGGCTGGAAGCTACTTTTCAACGGCAAGGATCTGACGGGCTGGCGCGCCTTCGGCAAGCAGACACCTCCCAGCGCAGGCTGGCAGGTGGTGGATGGCATCCTGACAAAAGCGGCGAAGGCACCGGGCGGAAACATCATCACCACCGAATCCTTCACCGACTACGAACTGGTCTGGGAATGGAAGATCGCCGCAAAGGGCAACAACGGGGTGAAATACCTCATCGATGAAAAGCGCGGCGGTGCCCCCGGCCCGGAATACCAGATGCTGGACGACAACGGCCACCCGGACGCGAAGGTGGGAGCGAAGCGCCAGACCGCCTCCCTCTATGACATCATCCCGCCCGCGGAGGACAAGGTGCTCAAGACTCCCGGCGAGTGGAACGAGTCGAAGATCATCGTGAAGGGCAACCACGTGGAGCACTGGCTCAACGGCGGGAAGGTGCTGTCCTATGAACTGGGCAGCGCGGAACTGAAAGAGGCGATCGGCAAGAGCAAGTTCAAGGCGGCGGTTGGTTTCGGCGAGAAGGTCACCGGTCCGATCATGATCACGGACCACTCCGACGAGGTCTCCTTCCGTGTGATCAAGATCCACCCGCTGTAA
- a CDS encoding aminopeptidase, translating to MKWPSVLALLGLSSCNTVTFYQQAMGGQIEIMRKSRPNGAVLQDRNSPESLKKKLREVEEIRGFAENHLSLPGSDAYGRYADLGRDHVTWVLYAAPEFSLKPKTWWYPSLGRLDYRGYFRESDTDQLAAELRGQGYDVHTGGVDAYSTLGWLHDPVLNTFVDSADVDLAELIFHELTHRKYFRNGATAFNESLANMVAEEGVQRWLAHHHRHADLRKFRGRLVRRAQFYDKIDSTRSALEKLYASGIPEAEMRKRKKELFRGLQDDFRELRRRWGGRGLEGWLTADLTNAHLVSVATYHQHLPAFRKLLSDCDGDLDLFFQRIKDFKLEN from the coding sequence TTGAAATGGCCATCCGTTCTGGCGTTGTTGGGGCTTTCCTCCTGCAATACCGTCACCTTCTACCAACAGGCGATGGGCGGCCAGATCGAGATCATGAGGAAAAGCAGGCCGAACGGGGCGGTGCTGCAGGACCGGAACTCCCCGGAATCCCTGAAAAAGAAGCTCCGCGAGGTGGAGGAAATCCGCGGCTTTGCGGAAAACCACCTCTCCCTTCCGGGAAGCGATGCCTACGGGCGCTACGCGGATCTGGGGCGGGACCATGTCACCTGGGTGCTCTACGCCGCTCCGGAGTTCTCACTGAAACCGAAGACCTGGTGGTATCCCTCCCTCGGACGGCTGGACTACCGCGGCTACTTCCGGGAGAGCGATACGGACCAACTGGCGGCGGAACTGCGGGGGCAGGGATATGACGTCCATACCGGCGGTGTGGACGCCTACTCCACCCTCGGTTGGCTGCATGATCCGGTATTGAACACCTTCGTCGATTCCGCGGATGTGGATCTCGCGGAGCTGATCTTCCATGAACTGACCCACCGTAAGTATTTCCGCAACGGGGCGACCGCCTTCAATGAATCCCTCGCGAACATGGTGGCGGAGGAGGGTGTCCAGCGGTGGCTGGCGCACCACCACCGGCACGCGGATCTCAGGAAATTCCGCGGGCGCCTCGTCCGCCGGGCGCAGTTCTACGACAAGATCGACAGCACCCGATCCGCTCTGGAAAAGCTGTACGCCTCAGGCATCCCCGAAGCGGAAATGAGGAAACGGAAAAAGGAGCTCTTCCGCGGCCTCCAGGATGACTTCCGCGAACTCCGCCGCCGCTGGGGTGGCCGCGGTCTGGAAGGCTGGCTGACAGCGGACCTGACCAACGCCCACCTCGTCTCCGTCGCCACCTACCACCAGCACCTCCCCGCCTTCAGAAAGCTGCTCTCCGACTGCGACGGGGACCTCGACCTGTTCTTCCAGCGGATAAAGGATTTCAAATTGGAGAATTGA